A window of Deltaproteobacteria bacterium contains these coding sequences:
- the infB gene encoding translation initiation factor IF-2, whose product MHELAKEWDRPVKDVLAACEKVGIRNKKSQSTLADEQIPPVRDVLGLRDKAAVAIGTERVVLERVVTSEDSVVTAREQVVENRVGTNVIRRRTKREEVVKREEPVAEPLPDVTPALAPVEMPAVELTPFEMPAPVESPPPVVPEPDIPEMGEIEQELMKASAAAEAAEAAAAAAAAAAEAEALAAEESARAAEAEAAAQAAAPVRRDDEPQQVRVLGRIDLRKAAAPPPRTAARRTDAGADAGGRPAPGAPAPSEAPKAKENEFAKKSGKKRKVIKKTDMLETLERDRRPGKLRRKKRALPGKEQHHTEITTPKASKRVVKISEAITVGDLSKAIGVKSSEVIRKLMDMGMMTTVNQILDVDTATLVAAEFDYTVENVALNVESLLEAGLEEEGGEEERTPRPPVVTIMGHVDHGKTSLLDAIREANVTAGEAGGITQHIGAYSVKVNDRRVAFLDTPGHEAFTAMRARGAKVTDLVVLVVAADDGIMPQTQEAIDHARAAEVPIIVAVNKIDKPEADLDRVTRELGNFGLAPEEWGGDTIVVPVSAKTRQGIPQLLEMILLQADVLELTARTDRRARGTIVEAKLDRGRGPVATVLVQEGTLKVGDAFVCGLEYGRVRAMIDDQGRKIDQAGPSTPVEILGLTGVPAAGDTFIDVADEAKARQVAEHRRAKQRESELATTSKVSLEDLYSQIQAGGVKELKLVLKADVQGSVEAIRDALTRLGTDEVKLTVIHASVGGITESDVLLAAASNAIVLGFNVRPESKASDLASREGVDIRLYNIIYEVVSDIRDALEGLLEPTLRERAVGRAEIRQIFSIPSAGRIAGCFVVDGKIVRGGKARVVRDHVVVYDGKIDTLRRFKEDAREVASGYECGLSLENFQDVKEGDVVEVYEMEAVARQLTPSSRSIGGGQASVERRV is encoded by the coding sequence ATCCACGAGCTCGCGAAGGAGTGGGACCGTCCCGTCAAGGACGTGCTGGCCGCGTGCGAAAAGGTCGGGATTCGCAACAAGAAATCGCAAAGCACGCTCGCGGACGAGCAGATTCCTCCGGTGCGCGATGTGCTCGGGCTACGGGACAAGGCGGCCGTCGCGATCGGCACGGAGCGCGTGGTGTTGGAGCGCGTCGTGACCTCGGAAGACTCCGTGGTGACGGCTCGCGAGCAGGTCGTGGAGAATCGTGTCGGTACGAACGTCATCCGCCGCCGCACGAAGCGCGAGGAGGTGGTCAAGCGTGAGGAGCCGGTCGCGGAGCCGCTTCCCGACGTGACCCCCGCGCTCGCGCCGGTCGAGATGCCGGCCGTCGAGCTGACGCCCTTCGAGATGCCGGCGCCGGTCGAGTCGCCACCACCCGTCGTTCCGGAGCCGGACATTCCGGAGATGGGGGAGATCGAGCAGGAGCTGATGAAAGCGAGTGCCGCGGCGGAGGCGGCCGAGGCAGCGGCGGCCGCGGCCGCGGCGGCGGCCGAGGCGGAGGCCCTCGCGGCGGAGGAGTCGGCGCGTGCGGCCGAGGCCGAGGCGGCGGCTCAGGCGGCTGCGCCGGTCCGACGCGACGACGAGCCGCAGCAGGTGCGCGTCCTCGGACGCATCGATCTCAGGAAGGCCGCGGCGCCCCCGCCGCGGACCGCGGCACGCCGGACCGACGCCGGCGCCGACGCCGGAGGGCGCCCCGCCCCGGGGGCACCGGCACCTTCCGAGGCGCCGAAGGCCAAAGAGAACGAGTTCGCGAAGAAGAGCGGCAAGAAGCGGAAGGTCATCAAGAAGACCGACATGCTCGAGACGCTCGAGCGCGATCGGCGCCCGGGGAAGCTCCGACGAAAGAAGCGGGCGCTGCCCGGCAAGGAGCAGCACCACACCGAGATCACGACGCCGAAGGCGAGCAAGCGCGTCGTCAAGATCTCCGAGGCGATCACGGTCGGTGATCTGTCGAAGGCCATCGGTGTCAAGTCGAGCGAGGTCATCCGCAAGCTCATGGACATGGGCATGATGACCACCGTCAATCAGATCCTGGACGTCGACACGGCGACGCTGGTCGCGGCCGAGTTCGACTACACGGTCGAGAACGTGGCGCTGAACGTCGAGTCGCTGCTGGAGGCGGGCCTCGAGGAGGAAGGCGGCGAGGAGGAGCGGACGCCGCGACCGCCGGTCGTGACCATCATGGGTCACGTCGATCACGGCAAGACGTCGCTTCTCGACGCGATCCGGGAAGCCAACGTCACCGCCGGTGAAGCGGGCGGCATCACGCAGCACATCGGCGCGTATTCAGTGAAGGTCAACGATCGCCGCGTCGCGTTCCTCGACACGCCGGGTCATGAAGCCTTTACGGCCATGCGCGCCCGTGGCGCGAAGGTCACGGACCTGGTCGTCCTCGTGGTCGCCGCCGACGATGGCATCATGCCGCAGACGCAAGAAGCCATCGATCACGCGCGTGCGGCGGAAGTCCCGATCATCGTAGCGGTGAACAAGATCGACAAGCCCGAGGCCGATCTCGATCGGGTCACGCGCGAGCTCGGCAACTTCGGCCTCGCACCCGAGGAATGGGGCGGCGACACGATCGTCGTTCCGGTCTCCGCGAAGACGCGGCAGGGCATCCCCCAGCTCCTCGAGATGATCCTTCTGCAAGCCGATGTCCTGGAGCTGACCGCGCGCACCGATCGGCGTGCCCGCGGAACCATCGTCGAAGCGAAGCTCGACCGCGGCCGAGGTCCGGTCGCGACCGTCCTGGTGCAAGAGGGAACGTTGAAGGTCGGCGACGCGTTCGTGTGCGGCCTCGAGTATGGCCGAGTGCGCGCGATGATCGACGACCAGGGCCGCAAGATCGATCAGGCCGGGCCGTCGACGCCGGTCGAGATCCTCGGCCTCACGGGCGTGCCGGCGGCGGGCGACACCTTCATCGATGTCGCCGACGAGGCGAAGGCGCGTCAGGTGGCCGAGCATCGACGCGCCAAGCAGAGGGAGAGCGAGCTGGCGACCACCAGCAAGGTCTCGCTGGAGGACCTCTACTCACAGATCCAGGCGGGCGGCGTGAAGGAGTTGAAACTCGTCCTCAAGGCGGACGTCCAGGGATCGGTCGAGGCGATTCGTGACGCCCTGACGCGGCTCGGGACGGACGAGGTCAAGCTCACGGTCATCCATGCATCGGTCGGCGGCATCACGGAGTCGGATGTGCTCCTCGCCGCCGCGTCCAACGCGATCGTTCTCGGCTTCAACGTCCGGCCCGAATCGAAGGCGTCCGATCTCGCCAGCCGTGAAGGCGTCGACATCCGACTCTACAACATCATCTACGAGGTCGTGAGCGACATCCGCGACGCGCTCGAGGGTCTCCTCGAGCCGACACTGCGCGAGCGCGCCGTGGGGCGTGCGGAGATTCGCCAGATCTTCAGCATTCCGAGCGCGGGCCGCATCGCGGGGTGCTTCGTGGTCGACGGCAAGATCGTCCGCGGTGGCAAGGCGCGCGTCGTGCGCGACCACGTCGTGGTGTACGACGGGAAGATCGATACGCTCCGTCGCTTCAAGGAGGAT
- a CDS encoding DUF448 domain-containing protein, with translation MRHEPTRTCLGCRARDARSNLVRVVARAGTLVLDGAGRLGGRGGYFHADRTCADTFTRRGGFVRSLGCVVPKPARESFRARFPEVHA, from the coding sequence ATGCGACACGAACCGACCAGAACCTGTCTCGGGTGCCGTGCGCGCGACGCGCGATCCAATCTCGTGCGTGTCGTCGCGCGCGCGGGGACGCTCGTTCTCGACGGCGCCGGACGGCTCGGCGGTCGCGGCGGGTATTTCCACGCCGATCGCACGTGCGCCGACACGTTCACGCGCCGGGGCGGGTTTGTACGCTCGTTGGGGTGCGTGGTACCTAAGCCCGCGCGCGAATCCTTTCGCGCCCGGTTCCCGGAGGTGCATGCTTGA
- the nusA gene encoding transcription termination/antitermination protein NusA, giving the protein MQPDLNRVIEQVSKEKGIDRGIIVAALEEAMLSAARRTFGLEHQIEAKFNPDIGEVELFEIKTVVDEITDPANQVTLRDAKATLDPEAEVGDELLSKLSQEKFGRIAAQAAKQNIIQKVREAERTIIFNEFKDRKGELFSGIVQRFERKNIIVNLGRTDAILPEKEQIPRERYRQGDRIRAYILDVELTSKGPQIVLSRTHPGLLIKLFEQEVPEIYEGIVEVKGAAREPGGRAKIAVYSNDRDVDPVGACVGMRGTRVQSVVQELRGEKIDIVPWIQDPAEYVCRALSPAKVSKIIMDEEERAMEVIVPDDQLSLAIGKKGQNVRLASRLTGWRLDVKGEAEAEEEARNARQSLMAIPGIGDVTAELLYQDGFKSAEELADADPDRVGQVEGVSSDKASGIVKSAKAHVEQKRLEAEARVAEEAAAAEAAALEAAAAFSAAAESSGGSTGDGGDGAGSDG; this is encoded by the coding sequence ATGCAACCCGATCTGAATCGCGTCATCGAGCAGGTGAGCAAGGAAAAGGGGATCGACAGGGGCATCATCGTCGCCGCCCTCGAGGAGGCCATGCTCTCGGCCGCGCGTCGCACCTTCGGTCTGGAGCACCAGATCGAGGCCAAGTTCAATCCGGACATCGGCGAGGTCGAGCTGTTCGAGATCAAGACGGTCGTCGACGAGATCACCGATCCGGCCAATCAGGTGACATTGAGGGACGCGAAGGCGACGCTCGATCCGGAAGCCGAGGTCGGCGACGAGCTCCTGTCCAAGCTCTCCCAGGAGAAGTTCGGCCGCATCGCGGCGCAGGCGGCGAAGCAGAACATCATCCAGAAAGTTCGCGAGGCCGAGCGCACCATCATCTTCAACGAGTTCAAGGATCGGAAGGGCGAGCTCTTCTCGGGTATCGTGCAGCGCTTCGAGCGCAAGAACATCATCGTGAACCTCGGTCGCACCGACGCGATCCTGCCCGAGAAGGAGCAGATCCCGCGCGAGCGGTATCGTCAGGGCGACCGGATCCGCGCGTACATCCTCGACGTGGAGCTCACCAGCAAGGGACCGCAGATCGTGCTGTCGCGCACGCATCCCGGGTTGCTCATCAAGCTCTTCGAGCAGGAGGTTCCCGAGATCTACGAGGGCATCGTCGAGGTGAAGGGCGCGGCGCGTGAACCCGGTGGGCGCGCCAAGATCGCGGTCTACTCGAACGATCGCGACGTCGATCCCGTCGGGGCCTGCGTCGGCATGCGCGGGACGCGCGTGCAATCGGTCGTGCAGGAGTTGCGCGGCGAGAAGATCGACATCGTGCCGTGGATCCAGGATCCGGCGGAGTACGTGTGTCGTGCGTTGTCCCCAGCGAAGGTCTCCAAGATCATCATGGACGAGGAGGAGCGGGCCATGGAGGTGATCGTTCCCGACGATCAGCTCTCGCTCGCGATCGGGAAGAAGGGCCAGAACGTTCGCCTCGCGTCCCGGTTGACGGGATGGCGTCTCGACGTGAAGGGCGAGGCCGAGGCCGAAGAGGAGGCGCGAAACGCCCGCCAGTCGCTCATGGCGATCCCGGGGATCGGCGACGTGACCGCGGAGCTGCTCTACCAGGACGGCTTCAAGTCGGCGGAGGAGCTTGCGGACGCGGATCCCGATCGGGTCGGCCAGGTCGAGGGAGTCAGCAGTGACAAGGCGTCGGGCATCGTGAAGTCGGCCAAGGCGCACGTCGAGCAGAAGCGCCTGGAAGCCGAGGCTCGTGTCGCGGAAGAAGCGGCGGCGGCGGAGGCGGCTGCCCTTGAGGCGGCCGCGGCGTTCTCGGCGGCTGCCGAATCGAGCGGAGGCTCCACCGGCGACGGCGGCGACGGAGCCGGGAGCGACGGCTGA
- a CDS encoding ribosome maturation factor RimP → MEIDPKIAAVWAIAEPIVLDLGLELVDVELRREGCGHVLRLLIDELGGGVSLDELTAVSRQLSDALDVRGDAVPGAYTLEVSSPGVNRPLTRPSHFEAFVGKKVHVQTRKGIGTRHSFRGVLTAARGDGITITGDDRIAHDIAYEAITRANYQHEFPVLGQRRRDRGAQRPARRAGSR, encoded by the coding sequence ATGGAAATCGATCCGAAGATCGCGGCCGTGTGGGCCATCGCCGAGCCGATCGTGCTCGACCTCGGGCTGGAGCTCGTGGACGTCGAGCTGCGGCGCGAGGGGTGCGGGCACGTCCTGCGTTTGCTGATCGACGAGCTCGGCGGGGGCGTTTCGCTCGACGAACTCACCGCGGTGAGCCGGCAGCTCTCCGATGCCCTGGACGTGCGGGGCGACGCCGTTCCCGGCGCCTACACGCTCGAGGTGTCCTCGCCGGGGGTGAACCGGCCCCTGACGCGTCCGAGCCATTTCGAGGCCTTCGTCGGCAAGAAGGTGCACGTGCAGACGCGCAAGGGCATCGGCACGCGGCACTCCTTCCGGGGAGTCCTGACGGCGGCGCGGGGCGACGGCATCACCATCACCGGGGACGATCGGATCGCCCACGACATCGCGTACGAGGCCATCACCCGAGCGAACTACCAGCACGAGTTTCCCGTGCTCGGACAGCGGCGTCGGGATCGCGGTGCGCAGCGGCCGGCGCGGCGGGCCGGGTCTCGGTAG
- a CDS encoding long-chain fatty acid--CoA ligase translates to MPTESTSRGTAFRNLAQMYFDRAAVRAEKPRYRVKRDGAWREVSWDEDATAIREIAAGLVEHGLQPGEKVAILSGTRPEWVDADIAIYACGAISVPIYQSNLPHECGYILANSESRVCFVENAKQLAKVRTVQREGFELDGERVSIAVGLLVLMEGEPDGADVVALADLRARGRAASEHAQPILDARMAAVGRDDLATIVYTSGTTGPPKGVMQTHGNHLAAIEAVSALGVVAEGEVDFFFLPLAHSFARMVEYLGLLLGTVTAFATSIDTLTQELGESRPHLIPSVPRIYEKIYARIMGTRQQSGFLQGAIFDWALGVGRERSAYLQRGEALPLLVSFQGMIADRLVFSRIHQTLGGRVRLMVSGGAPLAREIMEFFHAVGLLILEGYGLTETTPILTCNRPDQFRFGTVGPAIPNVTLRIAPDGEILAKGPNVAQGYYKRPEATAESWDAEGWFHTGDIGEIDADGFVRITDRKKDLIKTSGGKYVAPQNIENLLKTQLHISQAVVIGDNRKYVVALLTLDFEEVERYAAAAGIELRTRAQAASHPEITALVDREVQHVNKHLASYESIKYFRILEGDFSQETGELTPSLKVKRKVVTERYREVIDQMYGS, encoded by the coding sequence GTGCCGACCGAGTCGACGTCGCGCGGAACCGCCTTCCGGAACCTCGCGCAGATGTACTTCGACCGGGCCGCGGTACGCGCTGAAAAACCGCGCTATCGCGTGAAGCGCGACGGTGCGTGGCGCGAAGTCTCGTGGGACGAGGACGCGACCGCGATCCGCGAGATCGCCGCCGGCCTCGTGGAGCACGGCCTGCAGCCCGGCGAAAAGGTCGCGATCCTCTCCGGGACGCGACCGGAATGGGTCGACGCGGACATCGCGATCTACGCGTGCGGCGCGATCAGCGTGCCGATCTACCAATCGAACCTCCCGCACGAGTGCGGCTACATCCTCGCCAACTCCGAATCGCGGGTGTGCTTCGTGGAGAACGCCAAGCAGCTGGCGAAGGTCCGTACCGTCCAGCGCGAGGGGTTCGAGCTCGACGGCGAGCGGGTGTCCATCGCGGTAGGGCTGCTCGTCCTGATGGAGGGCGAGCCCGACGGCGCGGACGTCGTCGCCCTCGCCGACCTGCGCGCGCGGGGGCGGGCGGCGTCGGAGCACGCGCAGCCGATCCTCGACGCGCGTATGGCGGCCGTCGGGCGCGACGACCTCGCGACGATCGTCTACACGTCGGGGACCACCGGTCCGCCGAAAGGGGTGATGCAGACCCACGGAAACCATCTCGCGGCGATCGAGGCCGTGAGCGCGCTCGGGGTCGTCGCGGAAGGCGAGGTGGACTTCTTCTTCCTGCCCCTCGCGCACTCGTTCGCGCGCATGGTCGAGTATCTCGGGCTGTTGCTGGGAACCGTCACCGCCTTCGCCACGTCGATCGACACGCTGACGCAGGAGCTCGGCGAGTCGCGACCGCACCTCATCCCGTCGGTGCCCCGTATCTACGAGAAGATCTACGCGCGGATCATGGGGACGCGTCAGCAGAGCGGTTTTCTGCAGGGCGCGATCTTCGATTGGGCGCTCGGGGTGGGGCGCGAGCGCAGCGCCTATCTGCAGCGCGGTGAGGCGCTCCCGCTGCTCGTCTCGTTCCAGGGCATGATCGCCGACCGGCTGGTGTTCTCGCGCATCCACCAGACGCTCGGCGGGCGCGTCCGTCTCATGGTCTCGGGCGGGGCGCCGCTCGCGCGCGAGATCATGGAGTTCTTCCACGCCGTCGGGCTGCTGATCCTCGAAGGCTACGGCCTCACCGAGACGACGCCGATCCTGACCTGCAACCGGCCGGACCAGTTCAGGTTCGGGACCGTGGGCCCGGCGATCCCGAACGTCACACTGCGGATCGCTCCCGACGGCGAGATCCTCGCCAAGGGACCGAACGTCGCGCAGGGGTACTACAAGCGTCCGGAGGCGACGGCCGAGTCCTGGGACGCCGAGGGTTGGTTCCATACGGGAGACATCGGTGAGATCGACGCGGATGGGTTCGTGCGGATCACCGACCGCAAGAAGGACCTCATCAAGACCTCGGGCGGAAAGTACGTCGCGCCCCAGAACATCGAGAACCTCTTGAAGACCCAGCTCCACATCAGTCAGGCGGTCGTGATCGGGGACAATCGAAAGTACGTCGTGGCGCTCCTGACGCTCGATTTCGAGGAGGTCGAACGCTACGCGGCGGCGGCCGGCATCGAGCTACGCACCCGGGCGCAGGCAGCAAGCCATCCCGAGATCACGGCGCTCGTCGATCGCGAGGTGCAGCACGTCAACAAGCACCTGGCCTCGTACGAGAGCATCAAGTACTTCCGGATTCTCGAAGGGGACTTCTCCCAGGAGACCGGGGAGCTCACGCCGAGCCTCAAGGTGAAGCGCAAGGTCGTGACCGAGCGCTACCGGGAGGTCATCGACCAGATGTACGGCTCCTGA
- a CDS encoding transcription elongation factor GreA, producing MELPVVTRLKKELQELKHELTVKVPKELQEAAAHGDLSENAEYDAAKARQEFLKARIGQIQNRIRELSMYTLASIPHDVVAYGSRVTVMDGEEGTTSEYRIVFPEEVDAASGAISLSSPIGRALLNKAVGDEVEVQAPVGKRSYQIVGLVTLHEATANVSGGS from the coding sequence ATGGAGCTGCCCGTCGTCACTCGCCTCAAGAAGGAGCTTCAGGAGCTCAAGCACGAGCTCACCGTGAAGGTCCCGAAGGAGTTGCAGGAAGCCGCGGCCCACGGGGACCTCTCGGAGAACGCGGAATACGATGCCGCCAAGGCGAGGCAGGAGTTCCTGAAGGCGCGCATCGGGCAGATCCAGAATCGCATTCGTGAGCTTTCGATGTACACGCTCGCGTCCATTCCGCACGACGTGGTGGCGTACGGGAGCCGGGTCACCGTCATGGACGGCGAAGAGGGGACGACGTCCGAGTACCGGATCGTCTTTCCCGAGGAGGTCGACGCCGCGAGCGGGGCGATCTCCCTGAGCTCGCCGATCGGACGGGCGCTCCTCAACAAGGCGGTCGGCGACGAGGTCGAGGTACAGGCGCCGGTCGGCAAGCGGAGCTATCAGATCGTCGGTCTCGTGACCCTGCACGAGGCGACGGCCAACGTTTCCGGCGGGAGCTGA
- a CDS encoding GatB/YqeY domain-containing protein, translating into MADGLSEAQLRQQLQDAMKQRDRVTVYVLRGLLAAVANRRIDAGGGELPAGEILALVQREAKKREEAGEFARRAGRDDLVAENAAERAILARYLPTVLGDVELTALLQGWIAEGVDAMGPLMARLKDRHPGRYDGKRASEIVRGLLASR; encoded by the coding sequence ATGGCGGACGGGCTCTCCGAGGCGCAACTGCGGCAACAGCTGCAGGACGCGATGAAGCAGCGCGACAGGGTGACCGTCTACGTGCTGCGCGGCCTGCTCGCCGCGGTGGCCAATCGACGGATCGACGCCGGGGGAGGCGAGCTGCCGGCCGGCGAGATCCTGGCGCTCGTCCAGCGCGAAGCGAAGAAGCGGGAGGAGGCCGGGGAATTCGCACGTCGCGCCGGGCGCGACGATCTCGTGGCCGAGAATGCCGCGGAGCGGGCGATCCTCGCGCGCTACTTGCCCACCGTGCTCGGCGACGTCGAGCTCACCGCGCTCCTCCAGGGGTGGATCGCGGAAGGCGTCGATGCCATGGGCCCGCTCATGGCTCGCCTCAAGGATCGACACCCGGGTCGGTACGACGGCAAGCGCGCGAGCGAGATCGTGCGCGGCCTGCTCGCCTCCCGCTAG
- a CDS encoding ComF family protein — MQILRSALRFPTDLLCPERCAACDALVHPIDLLCAACLVATRRLGPPECPGCGAPRTTDARCALCAPPDAPIRTARAWAAYDGSTGPSPVARAIARLKYQGARRLGRRFATVLTSRVSTADAALVIPVPLHPRRLRARGFNQSAVIARHLARDLGRPVGLGAVVRVRDTPSQVGSTTVAARAANVAGAFAVPHPATVRDRPILLVDDVWTSGATVRAVARCLRDAGATAVDVVTIARVL; from the coding sequence GTGCAGATCCTCCGATCCGCCCTCCGGTTTCCCACCGACCTGCTCTGTCCCGAACGATGCGCCGCGTGCGACGCGCTCGTCCACCCGATCGATCTCCTCTGCGCCGCTTGCCTCGTGGCCACACGCCGCCTCGGACCTCCGGAGTGTCCGGGATGCGGCGCTCCCCGGACGACCGACGCCCGTTGCGCCCTCTGCGCGCCGCCCGACGCGCCGATCCGCACCGCGCGGGCGTGGGCCGCCTACGACGGCAGCACGGGGCCGAGTCCGGTCGCGCGCGCGATCGCCCGTCTCAAGTATCAAGGAGCGCGCCGGCTCGGACGGCGCTTCGCCACCGTCCTGACCTCGCGGGTCTCCACGGCGGACGCCGCGCTCGTCATCCCGGTGCCCCTGCATCCCCGACGCCTGCGCGCACGCGGGTTCAATCAGAGCGCCGTGATTGCTCGACACCTCGCACGTGACCTCGGCCGACCGGTCGGGCTCGGAGCGGTCGTCCGCGTCCGCGATACTCCGAGCCAGGTCGGAAGCACGACCGTCGCGGCGCGCGCCGCGAACGTCGCGGGCGCCTTCGCGGTTCCCCATCCCGCGACCGTCCGAGATCGTCCGATCCTGCTCGTCGACGACGTGTGGACGTCGGGGGCGACGGTGCGAGCCGTGGCACGGTGCCTCCGCGACGCAGGAGCGACCGCCGTCGACGTCGTCACGATCGCGCGCGTCCTCTGA
- a CDS encoding methyltransferase domain-containing protein, which translates to MDEDRRRLWQERHRTDEELGAPSPFVVDALDLLGAPTRLAGARALDLACGRGRHALLLAERGYRVDAIDFALAALTAVHRHAAARRLDVRCLAADVATWPLPTDHYALVLVVSFLDRSLFPSLRAAVAPGGVLLYETHARGTGIAPAVRAEFCLEPGELDVLCRDWEILLRHDGDARHRGRRAPRAGILARRPASAH; encoded by the coding sequence GTGGACGAAGATCGCCGGCGGCTCTGGCAGGAACGCCACCGGACCGACGAGGAACTCGGGGCGCCGTCCCCGTTCGTCGTCGACGCGCTCGATCTGCTCGGCGCCCCGACACGTCTGGCGGGCGCGCGCGCTCTCGACCTGGCGTGCGGACGGGGGCGCCACGCGCTGCTGCTCGCCGAGCGCGGCTATCGCGTCGACGCGATCGACTTCGCGCTGGCCGCGCTCACGGCCGTCCACCGCCACGCCGCCGCGCGGCGCCTCGACGTCCGATGCCTCGCGGCGGACGTCGCCACCTGGCCGTTGCCGACCGATCACTACGCGCTGGTGCTGGTCGTGAGCTTCCTCGACCGCTCTCTCTTCCCTTCGTTGCGCGCGGCGGTCGCGCCGGGCGGCGTCCTGCTCTACGAGACGCACGCACGCGGGACGGGCATCGCGCCGGCGGTGCGCGCCGAGTTCTGCCTCGAGCCGGGCGAGCTCGACGTCCTCTGCCGCGACTGGGAGATCCTGCTGCGGCACGACGGCGACGCGCGACATCGCGGCCGGCGCGCGCCGCGCGCCGGCATTCTCGCGCGCCGCCCCGCCTCCGCGCATTGA
- a CDS encoding phosphoribosylformylglycinamidine cyclo-ligase, with amino-acid sequence MPSPVRALTYADAGVDIDAGDRLVANIGSLARRTRRPEIVAGVGGFAALARLPRGYREPLLVTCTDGVGTKLRIAFALDRHDTVGVDLVAMSVNDLLTIGAEPLLFLDYFATGRLDVRRATDLVRGIARGCREAGCSLVGGETAEMPSFYPDGEYDVAGFAVGVVERRRVIDGTGIRPGDALIGLPSSGLHSNGFALARRVLLTRAKLRLDRPAPGLRGTLGDELLRPTRIYVRTVRKLLAAAPRGAIRGMAHITGGGLPGNLPRVLPAGCRAVVRRASWRVPPIFPLIQRLGGVARAEMDRTFNNGVGYVLVVAASRAERVLAHLRRQRTGACRIGVVERGTRGLEYVERDA; translated from the coding sequence ATGCCGAGCCCCGTTCGCGCGCTCACCTACGCCGACGCCGGCGTCGACATCGACGCGGGCGATCGGCTCGTCGCCAACATCGGCTCCTTGGCCCGCCGCACGCGCCGCCCCGAGATCGTCGCGGGCGTCGGCGGGTTCGCCGCGCTCGCGCGCCTGCCTCGCGGCTACCGCGAGCCGCTGCTCGTGACCTGCACCGACGGCGTCGGCACGAAGCTGCGTATCGCCTTCGCGCTCGACCGCCACGACACGGTGGGCGTCGATCTCGTCGCGATGAGCGTCAACGACCTCCTCACGATCGGCGCCGAGCCCCTGCTCTTCCTCGACTATTTCGCGACCGGACGTCTCGACGTACGTCGCGCGACCGACCTCGTGCGCGGCATCGCGCGCGGCTGTCGCGAGGCCGGGTGCAGCCTCGTCGGGGGCGAAACCGCCGAAATGCCGTCGTTCTACCCCGACGGGGAGTACGACGTCGCCGGTTTCGCCGTCGGTGTCGTCGAGCGACGGCGGGTGATCGACGGAACGGGCATCCGTCCGGGCGACGCACTGATCGGCTTGCCGTCGAGCGGCTTGCACAGCAACGGCTTCGCCCTGGCACGCCGCGTCCTGCTCACGCGCGCGAAGCTCCGCCTCGACCGACCGGCTCCGGGATTGCGCGGGACGCTCGGAGACGAGCTGCTGCGCCCCACGCGCATCTACGTCCGGACGGTGCGAAAGCTCCTCGCCGCGGCGCCGCGAGGCGCGATTCGCGGCATGGCACACATCACGGGGGGTGGCCTCCCCGGCAACCTTCCCCGCGTGTTGCCGGCGGGCTGTCGGGCGGTGGTTCGCCGCGCATCGTGGCGCGTGCCGCCCATCTTTCCGCTCATCCAGCGTCTCGGCGGCGTGGCGCGTGCCGAGATGGACCGCACGTTCAACAACGGGGTCGGCTACGTGCTGGTGGTGGCGGCCTCCCGGGCCGAGCGCGTCCTCGCCCACCTGCGTCGCCAGCGCACGGGGGCATGCCGCATCGGGGTGGTCGAGCGCGGCACCCGCGGACTCGAGTACGTCGAACGCGATGCCTGA